AGAAAAAAGGTAGAAAATGGAGGGGAAAATAGAGAAGAAGAATTAAGAGAAATACAGTGGCGGCTTATGCTACACGAAAGCAGACTTGAAAACCTTTTTACCCTACAAACAGTATCCATAAAGCCATCACTTGCATCTCCTCTAGCAAAAGTTTGGGTGCCAGCAGTCTTCAGTTTCAACCATTTTTGGAGGGTGATGGATAACTACATCAGAGAAAAAAGAGacaataaataatacaaagtagCACTGATTGTTGTTATGACATTTAATAtcagtaaaagtaccatgaaggcCCATGTACTAGGAGTTCGATTGCATTTTGCCCTCAactcaaaaaatgagcaaattagtcccgGTACGTTAGGTCAAATAGCAAACTGatccttctattaaaaatttcatccatttttactattaaaattggTCCCCATACGTCAACAAGAGGTATTATGGCACGCCATGTGTAACTGTCTGGTCAGCCACACCAGTTTTTTTACAGTAGTTATGGATCAAATTTATAACAGAaagaattattttgtttttttatctaaCGTATAGgaactaatttgcccattttttgaataaagGGGGCAAGATGCAATTTGACTCCTAGTTCAAAGGTCCTCATGGTACCTTTacatttaataaccaaatgaatAGCAAATACtggtaaataaagaaaataagaaacatAAGTAACAATTACAATAAGCATCATATGACTTTAAGGAGAAAAAAGATTCATTGTTTTGAATGTAGCATTATGACaataagaaaactaaaatcTCATTACCAATCACCAATATTCAGAACCGACAAAAGAGTACATTGAAGGAGAAGAAGGCGGACAATCGAGCAAGTAGATACTGAGGATAGGGGGGTTGATCACTAAATTATACAATAGAAAGAAAATCATTTCCATTCTtccccattagaagcctttttCGACTTTTGAATATTCTCTACTTAGAGGTGATCCAGATAATCATACAGCCTGAATCTtcaaagagagaaagagaggtcAAAGAATGTATTTTCTTCAGTTTCTGAAGTTGGACCATCAAATGAAATTATGAACATTTCATGATTGGTTTGAATAAAAAGTGCTTTATGATAACAATGATTCTGATAATGACTAAATATTATTGCCACCTAAACGCTTTTGTTAACATCATAAACATAAGAGATACCTGAAAATGCTGAAAACTTCTAAAGTAAACACAGAGGAAAGTAACCACCATTAATGAATAAGGATATCTCGAACTCTCTTCTCTCATAGCACATCTTTGCGATGTATATCAGTGTTCAGACAATAATACATACATTAAAATCAATATGTCAGCTGAAGTCACTAACTTGATTTATTCCTACACTCACAACCACATAATTGAAACATTTGATTGATATGTTGTAAACGACAAACAATGGCAGTCAGcagccaaaaaaaaatcatcaatagaaggaaaaagaatttaaagaaaacaaaaacaactcTATTTAGCTGACCTTCGTAAAGACTTGCAAGCCATTAAATGTTGATAGCTGCAACCATTACATTTTAGTGGACATGAACTTTGCTTTTTTCTCTGCTGGCTTGAGAATCTGGAAAGAACACATCAGGTTTTCATCGACACTCATCATCGCACCAGCATTATCAAATTCACCACAATAGTTAGGTGCTGAAAATATTGTAACAAGTTGCCTATCAGCAAAGAATTCGTAACCATCCTCCACAACCTACACAAAAATAACCAGTTTACCATCAAAATTAAACAACACTCAATAGATGGGTGGAAAAAGTGCAGACAAGTAACAACCTGATGCGCACGGCAAACAAGATCTAAATCATGCTTTGCTAAGAATTCAGACACCTTATCCGCACCAAAGGTGTACGAAACTCCTCTGTCATTCATTCCCCATCCTTTAACATCTCTATCAGGGTCAGACCAGAGCAAATCACACAGCAAACCGGTGTCAGGAATTGCAGTTGGACGAGATAAGTTTCTAATTTGATCCAGGTTTGTCAAGTCAGGGGAAAGACCACCATGCATACACAATATTTTGTCATCTATAAGAGCCGCCACAGGAAGACAGTTAAAGCACTCAGTAAAGCATTTCCACAGTCTCACATTAAACCGTCGTTTGCATTCATCATAAAATCCATATATCCGATTAATAGATGCACATTCATGGTTTCCTCGCAATAGAAAAAAGTTCTCTGGGTACTTAATCTTATAAGCAAGTAAAAGACATATAGTTTCCAAACTCTGCTTGCCACGATCAACATAGTCGCCTAGAAATAGGTAATTAGCATGAGGAGGAAAACCCCCATACTCGAACAGCCTTAGTAAGTCACTATATTGCCCATGTATGTCACctaaaaacacaaacaaaaattttacaattaagaTACAGGAAAATGATGGTAGTACTATTAAGTCCCATTTGAATGATATctccatttctattcattcGAGTTTACAATCATATTCAAACATGtcatatatatgattttatttgcttcatatatcaatcaaacagttaaaacaaaataacaggAACCCAATTTCCACCTCCAAAAAAAGGATGAATTAAGCTTTAAAAAGGTGAAAATCACCTCTATCTGGttcaaaaatcttaaatattgaaaccccattttttaaaaatgaatctTATTCCCtaaaacattatatatttaacacTTACAAAACTACAACCTTTACCGAACCTATCACGACCTATTTAATACATGTTAAATCCTCAGCTTTCCTTCAAAACccacaaaatattttctaataacAATCCCCAACgaagcataaagctaaaaatttaaaaaaaaaaaaaaagcccaaAAACTTTACCGCAAATTTTGATGGGTGCTTCGAGTTCAAGCAAATTAGGTTGTTGAACGAAGATATCTTTCGAAGCAACACAAAGCTGTTTGATCTCAGATTCAGATAATTGCACTTGTTTCCCTGGCCTGGCTGACCGGACTTCCGTTAGCCGTCTGATTATATCGTCTAGTACAGCTGGGTCCATCCCTTGCGCCGTCGCAGCCGCCATTAAATCGTCCTCCTTCAACGGCCTTTGATTAAACGAAACCCTAAAATAACCGAAACGGAACAAGATAAACGACCCCTTTTTGTTAGGGAGAGAAAGAGCTTGGGGAAAATGGTAATAATCCttttttagagaaattaaatataaatttatttttttgagaaaaaaaaaagaaaagagtgggaaagataatggaaaataaaataattattagaatttttttcttggGGAAGGGGGGGAGGGTTTCAAGAGAGAAATATCTTACTGGTTTCCTTCTTTTTCAAATGAATAATGGAAGACCGATGACTCAAATGACGTCGTTTTCAAGGAGTTACTGTCTACCGTTTGGGCCGGTTCATTTCTCGTGATGTGGGCTTGGGTTCACGTTTGAAtgttaatttttgtgttttttattgagattacgaatttaaaataataataaaatgagataaattttaagtataatgATAAAGATTTTTGGGATAGGATATatgtttagattttgatattatcTCGAatcgataaatttatattttttaacacgTCCTCTTACATTAATAATCATGCCTATCTCAATCGAGTTAACATTCGGTCAgcgataaatttatatttttaatagtgaGTTAAgattcactaaaattaattcatgtcaTGTCCATAGGAATGTGTGAATTATGCAAGATTACTAGAGCAGCACGATTAAAAGACATTCTTATTTAAGGTTGTGAAtcttaaaaaatagtataaaatggACATAACCTCGCGAGAATTGGGTGGGAAAAGAAGAGGAGCCACCAAAGCCTTCAAACATCAAGTATTGACGGAAAGTCAACAAGAAgactcaaaattttctttctcttttttcatgATTAATTCTTGTTATTCTTTAGaaaagtttttctatttttccataacttgaaattttctattttcattctttttattgttgataagaatttgattatttattctttattgatAATAATCGACTAAATATTAATcggaaaaacctaaaaaaaaatttaagcataaaacGAATAACTTTAAATCTAAATTAGATGGGTCAAAATTTTATTCCTAATTAAGATATGAATATACATAATTACCTTGAGTAACCAAAATTGGGTTGTTCTTAATCGATTGAGTCTAACTTATGGACGTAAGAATATAGCAcaataattagattaaattagttacgtaattaaaaaaagaattaaggGAATTTTAATATCCAAGCCTGTAATCAACTTTATTAAGATAAATTAGGTGGAGATAGAACGATTAActaatatattgaataaaattgtagtcctaaattttattattgattgatTATTCATTCGAGTTTtgctttattaattttatttactagTTTTAGTTTTCAGATCCTATTATTGGTTTATTTGGAAAGGTTAGTAATAGGTGGTGATAAGCATTATGATTAGTAATAACTCTCTGCGAGAACGACTTTTTATATTACTTATTACGATACATATACTTGCATATACGATATTCAATTAACAGAGGaaaattaatatgtaatttattatattacattttatctATAGCATTTTgcctaaaatattatttttttataatagtttACTATTATTCACTcgtataattaaaatagaatggAAATTCAATCAACCATGTCGGAGAGTTAACCAATCTTCTTCAAccaatgataaatttaaatgttagcCCTTAAAGATATTGGCCaacgttgttttgataaattaaagttaatgttgttagaatatttttaggtaaaattaaattgtatatttttacgataataaaaatgtaatttcatcattttaatagtttatatctttataattttaaaagattaaatcaaaattttatcatttttggagaggcaaaatgcaaatttaccattactaatttaaaattttataaattataaacaatcTACATtgaaaattgaccattttaagAGGCCATTACGCCCTGGATCTCTTAGTGGCTTTGCCACTGGTTTTGACAAAAAAACTCTCCTTCTTCACCGTAAACTATCcaactaataatattatcaattccaacatattaatattacaaaagaaaatagaggaATTAAATCCATAATTAAACATAACATGTGTACatgaatttatcaaaaatcatatattaagtTACCGACGAATCATATCgtatataaaatatagttaAATTCTAATATCAGTCTTTGTATTATGCGTAATTTGTGCATTTAATTATTGTAGTTTAATATTGTTAtatttagtctttatacctctcgagttttgaaatttcagtcgACCAAAAAgtaactattaaattcattaatttgagctatgttatttccaaaatcttatgcggaaaatatattatcatatttataatgccatgtcaatttattatttccatATATTACTCACAAATGCTTGTTAATGCATTTAACTATTGTCATTTATGgcaatattgaaatttcaaaatttgaaaagtatagagactaaaatgatcaaatagGAAAATTTGGACTAAATCTACAATTTAAGTACAAGACAGGACCAATAGCGAATTTAACCTAACGAATTTAATTGTTATCATTtagatcaaaattgaaatttcaattttcgaaaagtttagtgactaaaataaatggactaaaattaagcaaaatattACATAGAGATTAATATCAGAAATTGACCTAAAATATATCTCGAATAGAATTAagacaaatgaaaataaaaaattagactcCTTGTGATTTGTTCTTTTGGAGGAGTAATCTAAAGTATTCTCGGAACGTGCTTtttaacttttccatccattttgagGTGATCTGACAAACAAGGCAAGTTCAAAGtctaaaagagataaaaaaattaaatggagagctaaaatgatttttttgtaaagtaGAAGGACCAAACAAGTGATTATGTCAAAAAAACTGTCTTAAGAAAAGGGGGTTTGGGGGGTAATGTTTGTCTTCATTGAGACATGTTTGAAACATTATCCACAAGTGTGTAAGAAAGACAAAACTCATACAGACAACATGTGGGTTCGCTTATGAACTCCATTATCAGAATACACACACTTATCTTAAACTTTCAATTTCCAGCCAAATTTCATaggcaacaacaacaacaacatgtTCTATATGTTCTGTCTAGAtaattttattcacttttgtTGAAAAACCGGCACGAATCACCTTGTCAGCTACATCCccctataaaataaaaaagaaaatgttcaaaaggatgcaaatatatatatatatatatcaaggatCATGCAGGAATGGGTGGATAACAAGGCTGTGGAATAAAGCATATGAACCAGGGAGGAATGAAAAAGGTGACAACTAACGACCTAAAAAGTAGAAGAAACCTATATCATAGATATACCTGTTAATTGAATGGTTGGTTTGGGTTTAGATCGAATCAATATGAATCGTACTCGTTAGGTATTAAAATTTGTGGTAAAAAATCTTTTTggtcttttttaattttgatattgagtAAACTAATAACTCTCAAAAAAGTTAGAGTAGTTTAACTTGTTAATTTGCAATTAATGGGTAATTAATCATGATGTTAATGTTTTTCGTACATTTTTTATTGgcataatagcaaatttagtgCTCGAAATTTATACATTCTGTCAATTTGGTCTTGGTTGAACAAATTTAGCATGTGATATGtatacattctatcaattttgttctgatttaacaaatttttctacaacatttacacattttgtTAACATTTACTAGAATACAGGGGTGAAGCCAGGAACTTTTTCGGGAGGGGGCGAgattatgttatataatttttttatggaagctaaaatacaatttcaccgttatattggtttatatttttacagtttttaggactatatcaaaattttattattttttgggccaaactataattttactatgtattaacttataaatttatagattttagggGTCTAAAACATGATTTTCTGATTTTAAGGGATAGGGCCCTTGCCTAGCCCTCCCTTCACCCTTATCAGAATATATAAACGTCgaagactaaatttattattgcaCCAATCAAAATTACATACAATTGCCAAATAACATTAACATCGTGAATAATTCTCCTTGctcatttttgaaattaataggaattaaattgttttaattttttggggaaaaactaatttactcactatcgaaattgaaagaaaccaAAAGTATCTTTTTATCGAAAATTTTAATACTCGaattaatttgattcatatcaattttagagatgtgtttttgtcaaaaatttcgAATCATTTCGAATAGTAGTTTAAATTTCCAGTAAGGATTTGGatcaattttcaatttggaCCGTTAAAGTAAATCAAAGGATGCAAAAAGTACTATTCTCGGACTCAGACAGAATATGTTCTCCATAACTTTAAACAACGTCAATTAAGGGCAAGACCCGAAACATGGTCAATGAAATTGAAATCCACAAAGCTTCTTAATTTGAAATGAGGCATGCAAATACTATATTTTAATAGCTATTTCAGTTTTTGGTAAACATGAACTATTTTCcattaacattcaattcaacacattttttgtattattttcatGTCTCACAAGAATCAAATTCATTCTCACTTTCGTTTTGGGTTATTGTTCATTCATCAGAATATATCATTGTTCATTGTTAATTAACCAAATAAGTTTGAAGAAAATTGGTTTTTCTATTGTGGCAAACATGGAAAACTAGGTATAAGGATTCTAAATCAAGTTTAAAAGcttaattaaggtttaattatGCTCTTACtacttgtatttttcaaaatcccTCGGCTTTTAAGTCTAATTAGAAATAGTGTTAACTAATTATGTGTTTGTTGATATAAGGAAGGGGTTGTGGTAGTTTGTGACGGTTCACCTAGTGGGCGAAGAGTCGTAGGAAAGTTGAGATGATTGGAATGTGGATACAAGGAAAGGATGGAAGATGAGAAGAGAGAGTTGAGAGTGTTGGAGGAAAGAGTGCCTTGACCCCTTTTTTGACTACTAATAAGCCTGTAagggtttgttttttttttttttatagttccCAAGGTGTCATATGTCATCTATATATTTGTTTAGGATTTCCTCGAATTTAATCAACCTATAGATGCATTGTCATCGTAGGTATGAATTGTCAAGCTTGGGACATGGATATGCGTGATGTGAGAATGACAGATATCTTGTTCGTGTCAAGCACGTGGGCCCATCAATTTAGGCTCATGAATGTCCTAACTCACAACGCGTTCTCCTTAATTAAAGGCGTTGACTTACAAGATCGTAGGCTCATAACTCTGTGATGTATAAGTGCAATAGTATTGTCAATcagactttaatttttaaaccaatattaaaattctacaaattcaaatttaacgaAAACTCATtaacaaaatcatcaattagacctcgttttcaaatcaaacaaataacaagactaaattcttaacaaaatagaagtaaaagaactaaattgcaaaaccCCACAAATACAAGGACCGAGAGCATATTTAAAACCCCTAATTAAAACACAAAGTCGTGTCTTAACAAtggttaaatattaattacgAACACGTTTGAATTTCCTAGAAATGTCAAAGCAAAACCCTCGTTCCCCTCTTTCTAAGAACTATAGAAACTGTTTTTTTCTTCCCCCAAAAGCAATGGTTCATAATATTTTGGAACAAGCAatgggaatatatatatatatatatatatttatcttttatgtttCTAATCATAGGCAGCCCCCTACCTAATCCAAATCTTgctttttggtacatttgattTAAGCATTTAAAGCCAATAATTTTCAATGTTTAGCAAAAATTGTTGTAATTAGACAGGTTAAAGATGCTTAAAGGCTCAAATATGGAAAAAAGAACCCATCAAAGTCCAAAAAAATGACCGAAAGTCCAATTTAaatatcagttttttttttaaatgtcaatGGTGCATAAGAATTGGATACACTGCCACTATCTTATGAATAATTGTATCCAAAatctttatgattttttttaatttagatatatttatatataatgtatGTTCATGGCTGACAGTTATGTTGGAGTTCATAAATGGTCAAAAAGAAATGTTTTTTTAGAGATATTGGCTGAGACAGGTGTTTGGGTTGATGTGTGTCTACTTTGAAACATCTTTCCCAAAGTGTGTTTGACTATTCAATAATCTAATGGAAACACTTCTTAGTTGACATATACCATTGCTTTCTGTTATTTATGGATATCTTATTCcaaactctttttttcttttatatgtttgataaattttgagacatttttggaggtttaattaaaatttttaaaaatttagggagTTTGATGggaattttagaaaatttaattaacattttcaataaCTTTAGGtgtttgttgaaatttttttaaaaaattgaaaagtttaatGAGATATTATACAACTTAgtgaaagttaaaaaaaaaaaagaggaggaGAGCAGGCCCTTCTAGTTTCCTCTTGAAATAGACGAAGATGGGTGGTTCACTTTATTTTGATAGGTTGAAGAGCCGTTTAGTAAGGTGAGCAGAGCAAGAGGAGGAGGTCAAACTAGGAGTCAGGCAAGAAGGCGGTGATGTAAATTGCTTGCTTTCGACTAAAGGCCTCAAGCCTTATATACACGTTGTCTCTTGCGGTTTGGTGTGTCATTGGCTTAGGTAGAGTGGTGTTATGATATGCCTTAGGTAATTTCAGATGAGATGTGATGGTTAAGACTTGATGTAATTATTAATGAATAGATGATCCACTTCCTAAGCAAGTTATTGGGTGGAAAGTTCTTACAAAGGGTTCCTCTGAAGATATTATCTATTGATTTAACTGTCCAGACCATCATATAGAGGTATGACACTCCATTATCATCCGGGGAAACAAAGTAAAACCTTTTAAgtatataaaagaatttagataaaaaaatttaaatatacttgaatttatttaacaaatattatGCCAATCATCTTGAATTTCTgtaaactttaaattatttttttccaacacatatttaaacataaacatcGAGACATAATTAtcgatttatattttatattctacaCTCATATTCGAGATTCAAGAATTGAAACTTGCAAGttggaaaaataataaagtgatCTTAGATTTTCCcattcaaaaaggaaaaagaaaattataccCATCATCTGTCGAatagtgaagaaaaaaaaaaggtggcCGAAATATCAGTTAAGATACCCAAATAGCTGGTTATATCTCAAAGGGAACCTTTACGTTTTTTTCTTCATTCCTTTTCCTAGTTGCTacctattttatttgtttaaactATGTTATTCGGATTTATGTGTAATCTTATTAAACTCGTAATACAGTTACGGATTTCATGGCCAAGCATGTTGCTATAGGTTTCACTAGTATTCAGGTGTTTTTCAAACCTCATATGTTGAGTGGAAGCTAGTAATTCAGAAGGATATTATGGGTTTTTGATTTCATGCTTGTTATTGTAATCACTTAATGTTGttctatttacaaaaaaaaagtttattttatatatatattttttggtataACAGAGATTcgaattcaaattatttttgaaaaaggtGAGCACCTGATCAATAAGCCACAATTCGAGATTATGCCTTATGAGTTAGATTATGTATTGGGCTTATGAATTAGTTCTaacttgaattattttattaaagtcaCATTATGTTATTAGTCTGTGTATTATGCATATGTTGTGGATCTAATTAATGCACTCTAACTTGGTTAATTTTAGTCTTCGTATGTTtcgaatttatcaattttaatcctcgtacttttcaaaatttagtccTGACCCAAACCtacttttcaaatatttaaaattttagtcttgacaCAAATAATAACCATTAAATccattaattgatttttttttttgtgaaattttgtgGAAATGGAATACACTAGTTACTAATTGACTTAATTTTTCTACTTTAATCTACATAATTTGGTCTTGtcaaattgataatattattaaccaTTGCAAGCTTACAAAATTGAAAGAGGGGATGTAATACCCAAAACTTGAACCTTCAACTTTGAGGTGCTAATGTGAAGCTTTAGTCACTCGCTACTAAAGACTTGGCATTGCTGCTATCAAATTGATGACATGAATTTTTACCATATGAAGTTATCAATAGAAAAATTCACAATATCACTGtaacaacaataatttaaaGTGTTATCAGTTTAGGTATGCTAATAACGTTATAAATAGGTAGAGTTTATCTCTAGTACAGTGCATCTATagctttatttttatcttacgctacagtatctaatttTATTGTCACCGTTGTTTTTatactaaccgcaggtaaataCACCGTCCGTTCAAAAAGTCCTAAgacaaattaaagtaaatgaactaaattctaagggtgagtttggaagggtggtgcgtttacctgcggttagtgtaaaaatagcggtggcggtgagattagacactgtagcgtgagacaaaaagtaaactaaacgcaccgcaccgcatcaaatcgcccatccaaacccaccctaaaacTTGAAAAAGTAGACAATCAgtcatttatgtaattatattcCTTTTCCAGTTACTTTTATatggaacaaaaagaaaagaaaacacatGCAACGTTGTAAAACAACTTTGTTCATCATCATGCTGATGCAAAACATGTCTTCCAACAGGAAagaatctttttcttttttttttaactgtttTCATGTCCTCCAATGGCGACATCATCAGCcttttcaaacataatttaacaaaagaaatctatctgttttatttatttatataaatttttttttaaaaatcttgtgttggatttttattttattttattgaacaCATGGCAAACTCTGTCAAGGAATATGATTCGATTTCAGTTTTCaaaacaatctaaaagattttattttattttacgttAGATTTATTAGCAATGGCTTATGGAAAAGATCCCCACAAGTTTATTTAGGATGAAAGAAAGgaactttgattttttatttatttttattttcatagaatattatagaaaaaaatgTTTGATCAAGCAATAAATCAGCTTTTTAAAAAAGCAATGGCTAATTAATAAAGTTATGGAACAAGCTAAAGAATATATTCATGCCTATGTCTTAATCATATGCGAGTTACCTTTAATTGACcctaaattaagtttaatatttttgttgtttacaAACAATTAGAAAAGCATGTCTTCACTCTTTGGTGTCGGAATCAACCGATAGATGATATTGATTAAAAGTTCTAGAGATAATACATTTGAGTCtttataagtaaaattaatcGTTACAGAATCAAAAATGGACATAAGAGTTTGGTTATGCGATTTAGAAATTTCCTATGTTTGCGGGGCTTTGTCCAGCGAATAATCTACTATAAACTAAGTTGCAACATCACTCGTATACTCTTTCATTAAGAATTCTCCTAGAAAGCTTAGCTGCAAATTGAACAATACAAGCTTGCTTACAACAATTTTGCGTTATAACAAGTTCCTCATTAGAACAAATAAGTGATCTCTCAATCTCATATGGAAAGTATTAACAAGTCTTCTCTTAAATAATCGCATAATACCTTGCAACAGAGCGTTCCGCCTTAAGGGGAGCGGGAGTAGACAAAGTAGAAGCGAGAATGTCGGCTTGAGTAACACAAATATTGGTGAGAATCCAATGCCCCGAAAACCCAAGGGTTCCTCCACAAGGTTTGTCCACGGAGGGTGAGACAGGGCCTAAGATCAGGTCAAAAGGCGTAGTGGATGGACAACAAGAGAATATTTCTGCACTGCCCCTTGTTAGTTTCGAGGGATGGAGGAGACCAGATTAGCCGAAAGATAGTTATCAGTTCAAGGACGCAAGGTGCATGTAAATCTCTAATTCCTCAAAAGTAGCTTTTGGATATGTCTTCAATAAGGAATAAGATGGCAAAGATCTTGATATAA
This genomic window from Gossypium raimondii isolate GPD5lz chromosome 10, ASM2569854v1, whole genome shotgun sequence contains:
- the LOC105777123 gene encoding serine/threonine-protein phosphatase PP1 isozyme 4; the protein is MAAATAQGMDPAVLDDIIRRLTEVRSARPGKQVQLSESEIKQLCVASKDIFVQQPNLLELEAPIKICGDIHGQYSDLLRLFEYGGFPPHANYLFLGDYVDRGKQSLETICLLLAYKIKYPENFFLLRGNHECASINRIYGFYDECKRRFNVRLWKCFTECFNCLPVAALIDDKILCMHGGLSPDLTNLDQIRNLSRPTAIPDTGLLCDLLWSDPDRDVKGWGMNDRGVSYTFGADKVSEFLAKHDLDLVCRAHQVVEDGYEFFADRQLVTIFSAPNYCGEFDNAGAMMSVDENLMCSFQILKPAEKKAKFMSTKM